A genomic region of Nitrospirota bacterium contains the following coding sequences:
- a CDS encoding FmdB family zinc ribbon protein — protein sequence MPMYDYQCLDCGKESLLVLTLKEHEKGEVKCPACGSTNMRQMFTSFIPHTTKKS from the coding sequence ATGCCGATGTACGACTATCAATGCCTGGACTGCGGGAAGGAATCGCTGCTCGTGCTGACTTTGAAAGAGCATGAGAAGGGCGAGGTGAAGTGCCCGGCCTGCGGGAGCACCAACATGCGGCAGATGTTCACCTCCTTCATCCCGCACACCACGAAGAAAAGTTGA
- a CDS encoding c-type cytochrome gives MSRSTFARRVFGLAALSAALGMGAVDLRAQDGGADVNRGRAVYERHCLACHGVGGRGDGPEAASLRTKPANFHRAISMLKSDEELLRVIEYGVVFSPMHAWQGKLTEGELQDVLAYIRLLPQQSP, from the coding sequence ATGAGCCGCAGTACCTTCGCACGGCGCGTGTTCGGTCTCGCGGCGTTGAGCGCGGCGCTCGGTATGGGGGCGGTCGACCTTCGGGCCCAGGACGGCGGAGCCGATGTGAACCGCGGCCGGGCCGTCTACGAGCGACACTGCCTGGCCTGCCACGGTGTCGGCGGCCGGGGAGACGGGCCTGAGGCCGCCTCGCTGAGGACGAAGCCGGCGAATTTCCATCGCGCCATCTCGATGCTGAAGTCCGACGAAGAACTCCTGCGCGTCATCGAGTACGGCGTGGTCTTCAGCCCGATGCATGCCTGGCAAGGGAAACTGACGGAAGGTGAACTGCAGGACGTGTTGGCTTACATCCGCCTCCTCCCTCAACAGTCACCATGA